Proteins encoded within one genomic window of Sminthopsis crassicaudata isolate SCR6 chromosome X, ASM4859323v1, whole genome shotgun sequence:
- the SUV39H1 gene encoding histone-lysine N-methyltransferase SUV39H1 isoform X3, protein MPGPWSLRPRPGPTSRSRPSSARGKFSRVSGLPWPMSLALRGGKMAENLKACSVGAKYSLNQLENLCRMAKLCCHDLGITKNNMCIFEVDYLCNYRKIDDKEYYLVKWKGYPKSENTWEPRWNLRCAATLKQFHRDVEGELFRRTGRRPRARPPRHLDAAMVNFLEQKAKQRKALRRWEKELNLARAHKGSIAVENEVDLFWPPEDFTYINEYRVGEGISLEQVTVGCECKNCLEAPVNGCCPGASLNQFAYNIQGQVRLEAGQPIYECNSHCLCDIQCPNRVVQRGTYYNLCIFRTDNGRGWGVRTQEKIRRHTFVMEYVGECSPNLQVYNVFIDNLDERLPRIAFFATRTIWAGEELTFDYNMQVDLVHMESMRMDSNFRLAGLIGSPKKRVRMACKCGAEFCRKYLF, encoded by the exons ATGCCGGGCCCTTGGTCGCTGCGGCCCCGCCCAGGCCCCACCTCCCGATCCCGCCCAAGTTCCGCCCGCGGGAAGTTCTCGCGCGTCTCGGGGCTTCCCTGGCCAATGTCCTTAGCGCTCAGGGGGGGGAAGATGGCGGAAAATTTAAAAG CCTGCAGCGTGGGTGCCAAGTACTCGTTGAACCAACTGGAGAATTTGTGCCGTATGGCTAAGCTCTGCTGCCATGATCTCGGCATCACAAAGAACAACATGTGCATCTTTGAGGTGGATTATCTGTGCAACTACAGGAAGATAGAT GATAAAGAGTACTACCTGGTCAAGTGGAAAGGTTACCCCAAATCTGAAAACACTTGGGAGCCACGCTGGAACTTGAGATGCGCTGCCACCTTGAAGCAGTTCCACCGAGACGTGGAGGGGGAGTTGTTCCGCCGCACTGGGCGGCGGCCCCGGGCCCGGCCCCCTCGCCACCTGGATGCCGCTATGGTCAATTTTCTGGAGCAGAAGGCTAAGCAGCGCAAGGCCCTGCGGCGTTGGGAGAAGGAGCTGAATCTCGCACGGGCTCACAAGGGCTCCATTGCAGTAGAAAACGAAGTGGACTTATTTTGGCCCCCAGAGGACTTCACGTACATCAATGAATACAGAGTGGGCGAAGGGATCTCCCTGGAACAGGTGACAGTCGGCTGCGAATGCAAGAATTGTCTGGAGGCGCCAGTCAACGGCTGCTGCCCTGGTGCGTCACTCAACCAATTTGCCTATAACATCCAAGGTCAGGTGCGGCTGGAAGCTGGCCAGCCCATCTACGAATGTAACTCACACTGCCTCTGTGACATACAGTGCCCCAATCGGGTGGTCCAGAGAGGCACCTACTATAACCTGTGCATCTTCCGCACGGACAATGGACGGGGTTGGGGCGTCCGCACCCAGGAGAAGATTCGCCGCCACACCTTTGTCATGGAGTATGTGGGTGAG TGCAGCCCCAACCTCCAGGTCTACAATGTCTTCATTGACAATCTGGACGAGCGCCTTCCACGAATTGCCTTTTTTGCCACCCGAACTATCTGGGCAGGCGAGGAGTTAACCTTTGACTACAACATGCAAG TGGACCTGGTACACATGGAAAGCATGCGTATGGATTCTAACTTCCGTCTGGCTGGTCTCATAGGCTCTCCCAAGAAGCGGGTGCGGATGGCGTGTAAATGTGGAGCTGAATTCTGCCGGAAGTACCTCTTCTAA
- the SUV39H1 gene encoding histone-lysine N-methyltransferase SUV39H1 isoform X2 has protein sequence MPGPWSLRPRPGPTSRSRPSSARGKFSRVSGLPWPMSLALRGGKMAENLKACSVGAKYSLNQLENLCRMAKLCCHDLGITKNNMCIFEVDYLCNYRKIDDKEYYLVKWKGYPKSENTWEPRWNLRCAATLKQFHRDVEGELFRRTGRRPRARPPRHLDAAMVNFLEQKAKQRKALRRWEKELNLARAHKGSIAVENEVDLFWPPEDFTYINEYRVGEGISLEQVTVGCECKNCLEAPVNGCCPGASLNQFAYNIQGQVRLEAGQPIYECNSHCLCDIQCPNRVVQRGTYYNLCIFRTDNGRGWGVRTQEKIRRHTFVMEYVGEIITSEEAERRGRVYDRQGITYLFDLDYVEDVYTVDAAHFGNISHFVNHSCSPNLQVYNVFIDNLDERLPRIAFFATRTIWAGEELTFDYNMQGSPKKRVRMACKCGAEFCRKYLF, from the exons ATGCCGGGCCCTTGGTCGCTGCGGCCCCGCCCAGGCCCCACCTCCCGATCCCGCCCAAGTTCCGCCCGCGGGAAGTTCTCGCGCGTCTCGGGGCTTCCCTGGCCAATGTCCTTAGCGCTCAGGGGGGGGAAGATGGCGGAAAATTTAAAAG CCTGCAGCGTGGGTGCCAAGTACTCGTTGAACCAACTGGAGAATTTGTGCCGTATGGCTAAGCTCTGCTGCCATGATCTCGGCATCACAAAGAACAACATGTGCATCTTTGAGGTGGATTATCTGTGCAACTACAGGAAGATAGAT GATAAAGAGTACTACCTGGTCAAGTGGAAAGGTTACCCCAAATCTGAAAACACTTGGGAGCCACGCTGGAACTTGAGATGCGCTGCCACCTTGAAGCAGTTCCACCGAGACGTGGAGGGGGAGTTGTTCCGCCGCACTGGGCGGCGGCCCCGGGCCCGGCCCCCTCGCCACCTGGATGCCGCTATGGTCAATTTTCTGGAGCAGAAGGCTAAGCAGCGCAAGGCCCTGCGGCGTTGGGAGAAGGAGCTGAATCTCGCACGGGCTCACAAGGGCTCCATTGCAGTAGAAAACGAAGTGGACTTATTTTGGCCCCCAGAGGACTTCACGTACATCAATGAATACAGAGTGGGCGAAGGGATCTCCCTGGAACAGGTGACAGTCGGCTGCGAATGCAAGAATTGTCTGGAGGCGCCAGTCAACGGCTGCTGCCCTGGTGCGTCACTCAACCAATTTGCCTATAACATCCAAGGTCAGGTGCGGCTGGAAGCTGGCCAGCCCATCTACGAATGTAACTCACACTGCCTCTGTGACATACAGTGCCCCAATCGGGTGGTCCAGAGAGGCACCTACTATAACCTGTGCATCTTCCGCACGGACAATGGACGGGGTTGGGGCGTCCGCACCCAGGAGAAGATTCGCCGCCACACCTTTGTCATGGAGTATGTGGGTGAG ATCATTACCTCTGAGGAGGCAGAACGGCGTGGGCGGGTCTATGATCGCCAGGGGATCACCTACCTGTTTGATTTGGACTATGTGGAGGATGTCTACACAGTGGATGCAGCACATTTTGGGAACATCTCCCACTTTGTCAACCATAGC TGCAGCCCCAACCTCCAGGTCTACAATGTCTTCATTGACAATCTGGACGAGCGCCTTCCACGAATTGCCTTTTTTGCCACCCGAACTATCTGGGCAGGCGAGGAGTTAACCTTTGACTACAACATGCAAG GCTCTCCCAAGAAGCGGGTGCGGATGGCGTGTAAATGTGGAGCTGAATTCTGCCGGAAGTACCTCTTCTAA
- the SUV39H1 gene encoding histone-lysine N-methyltransferase SUV39H1 isoform X4, producing the protein MAKLCCHDLGITKNNMCIFEVDYLCNYRKIDDKEYYLVKWKGYPKSENTWEPRWNLRCAATLKQFHRDVEGELFRRTGRRPRARPPRHLDAAMVNFLEQKAKQRKALRRWEKELNLARAHKGSIAVENEVDLFWPPEDFTYINEYRVGEGISLEQVTVGCECKNCLEAPVNGCCPGASLNQFAYNIQGQVRLEAGQPIYECNSHCLCDIQCPNRVVQRGTYYNLCIFRTDNGRGWGVRTQEKIRRHTFVMEYVGEIITSEEAERRGRVYDRQGITYLFDLDYVEDVYTVDAAHFGNISHFVNHSCSPNLQVYNVFIDNLDERLPRIAFFATRTIWAGEELTFDYNMQVDLVHMESMRMDSNFRLAGLIGSPKKRVRMACKCGAEFCRKYLF; encoded by the exons ATGGCTAAGCTCTGCTGCCATGATCTCGGCATCACAAAGAACAACATGTGCATCTTTGAGGTGGATTATCTGTGCAACTACAGGAAGATAGAT GATAAAGAGTACTACCTGGTCAAGTGGAAAGGTTACCCCAAATCTGAAAACACTTGGGAGCCACGCTGGAACTTGAGATGCGCTGCCACCTTGAAGCAGTTCCACCGAGACGTGGAGGGGGAGTTGTTCCGCCGCACTGGGCGGCGGCCCCGGGCCCGGCCCCCTCGCCACCTGGATGCCGCTATGGTCAATTTTCTGGAGCAGAAGGCTAAGCAGCGCAAGGCCCTGCGGCGTTGGGAGAAGGAGCTGAATCTCGCACGGGCTCACAAGGGCTCCATTGCAGTAGAAAACGAAGTGGACTTATTTTGGCCCCCAGAGGACTTCACGTACATCAATGAATACAGAGTGGGCGAAGGGATCTCCCTGGAACAGGTGACAGTCGGCTGCGAATGCAAGAATTGTCTGGAGGCGCCAGTCAACGGCTGCTGCCCTGGTGCGTCACTCAACCAATTTGCCTATAACATCCAAGGTCAGGTGCGGCTGGAAGCTGGCCAGCCCATCTACGAATGTAACTCACACTGCCTCTGTGACATACAGTGCCCCAATCGGGTGGTCCAGAGAGGCACCTACTATAACCTGTGCATCTTCCGCACGGACAATGGACGGGGTTGGGGCGTCCGCACCCAGGAGAAGATTCGCCGCCACACCTTTGTCATGGAGTATGTGGGTGAG ATCATTACCTCTGAGGAGGCAGAACGGCGTGGGCGGGTCTATGATCGCCAGGGGATCACCTACCTGTTTGATTTGGACTATGTGGAGGATGTCTACACAGTGGATGCAGCACATTTTGGGAACATCTCCCACTTTGTCAACCATAGC TGCAGCCCCAACCTCCAGGTCTACAATGTCTTCATTGACAATCTGGACGAGCGCCTTCCACGAATTGCCTTTTTTGCCACCCGAACTATCTGGGCAGGCGAGGAGTTAACCTTTGACTACAACATGCAAG TGGACCTGGTACACATGGAAAGCATGCGTATGGATTCTAACTTCCGTCTGGCTGGTCTCATAGGCTCTCCCAAGAAGCGGGTGCGGATGGCGTGTAAATGTGGAGCTGAATTCTGCCGGAAGTACCTCTTCTAA
- the SUV39H1 gene encoding histone-lysine N-methyltransferase SUV39H1 isoform X1, which yields MPGPWSLRPRPGPTSRSRPSSARGKFSRVSGLPWPMSLALRGGKMAENLKACSVGAKYSLNQLENLCRMAKLCCHDLGITKNNMCIFEVDYLCNYRKIDDKEYYLVKWKGYPKSENTWEPRWNLRCAATLKQFHRDVEGELFRRTGRRPRARPPRHLDAAMVNFLEQKAKQRKALRRWEKELNLARAHKGSIAVENEVDLFWPPEDFTYINEYRVGEGISLEQVTVGCECKNCLEAPVNGCCPGASLNQFAYNIQGQVRLEAGQPIYECNSHCLCDIQCPNRVVQRGTYYNLCIFRTDNGRGWGVRTQEKIRRHTFVMEYVGEIITSEEAERRGRVYDRQGITYLFDLDYVEDVYTVDAAHFGNISHFVNHSCSPNLQVYNVFIDNLDERLPRIAFFATRTIWAGEELTFDYNMQVDLVHMESMRMDSNFRLAGLIGSPKKRVRMACKCGAEFCRKYLF from the exons ATGCCGGGCCCTTGGTCGCTGCGGCCCCGCCCAGGCCCCACCTCCCGATCCCGCCCAAGTTCCGCCCGCGGGAAGTTCTCGCGCGTCTCGGGGCTTCCCTGGCCAATGTCCTTAGCGCTCAGGGGGGGGAAGATGGCGGAAAATTTAAAAG CCTGCAGCGTGGGTGCCAAGTACTCGTTGAACCAACTGGAGAATTTGTGCCGTATGGCTAAGCTCTGCTGCCATGATCTCGGCATCACAAAGAACAACATGTGCATCTTTGAGGTGGATTATCTGTGCAACTACAGGAAGATAGAT GATAAAGAGTACTACCTGGTCAAGTGGAAAGGTTACCCCAAATCTGAAAACACTTGGGAGCCACGCTGGAACTTGAGATGCGCTGCCACCTTGAAGCAGTTCCACCGAGACGTGGAGGGGGAGTTGTTCCGCCGCACTGGGCGGCGGCCCCGGGCCCGGCCCCCTCGCCACCTGGATGCCGCTATGGTCAATTTTCTGGAGCAGAAGGCTAAGCAGCGCAAGGCCCTGCGGCGTTGGGAGAAGGAGCTGAATCTCGCACGGGCTCACAAGGGCTCCATTGCAGTAGAAAACGAAGTGGACTTATTTTGGCCCCCAGAGGACTTCACGTACATCAATGAATACAGAGTGGGCGAAGGGATCTCCCTGGAACAGGTGACAGTCGGCTGCGAATGCAAGAATTGTCTGGAGGCGCCAGTCAACGGCTGCTGCCCTGGTGCGTCACTCAACCAATTTGCCTATAACATCCAAGGTCAGGTGCGGCTGGAAGCTGGCCAGCCCATCTACGAATGTAACTCACACTGCCTCTGTGACATACAGTGCCCCAATCGGGTGGTCCAGAGAGGCACCTACTATAACCTGTGCATCTTCCGCACGGACAATGGACGGGGTTGGGGCGTCCGCACCCAGGAGAAGATTCGCCGCCACACCTTTGTCATGGAGTATGTGGGTGAG ATCATTACCTCTGAGGAGGCAGAACGGCGTGGGCGGGTCTATGATCGCCAGGGGATCACCTACCTGTTTGATTTGGACTATGTGGAGGATGTCTACACAGTGGATGCAGCACATTTTGGGAACATCTCCCACTTTGTCAACCATAGC TGCAGCCCCAACCTCCAGGTCTACAATGTCTTCATTGACAATCTGGACGAGCGCCTTCCACGAATTGCCTTTTTTGCCACCCGAACTATCTGGGCAGGCGAGGAGTTAACCTTTGACTACAACATGCAAG TGGACCTGGTACACATGGAAAGCATGCGTATGGATTCTAACTTCCGTCTGGCTGGTCTCATAGGCTCTCCCAAGAAGCGGGTGCGGATGGCGTGTAAATGTGGAGCTGAATTCTGCCGGAAGTACCTCTTCTAA